A portion of the Periophthalmus magnuspinnatus isolate fPerMag1 chromosome 2, fPerMag1.2.pri, whole genome shotgun sequence genome contains these proteins:
- the cldn10a gene encoding claudin-10a: MGSMGTEIVAFLLAISGWILVSSTLPTDYWKVSSVDGTVITTATFWSNLWKTCVTDSTGVSNCKDFPSMLALDAYIQVCRGLMIAAVCLGFFGAFLALVGMKCTKIGGSDTTKARLAVLSGFHFILCGLCCMSACSIYARRITADFFDPLFVAQKFELGAALFIGWSGAECSYRGAASLATSRHYTSKATGGGQEKGTHGHAQEHTHGHTHVNAHGHTQFGRNAYV; encoded by the exons ATGGGGAGCATGGGGACAGAGATCGTGGCTTTCCTCTTGGCGATCTCCGGCTGGATTCTGGTGTCGTCGACGCTCCCCACGGACTACTGGAAGGTGTCATCTGTGGACGGGACGGTCATCACCACGGCGACGTtttggtcaaatctgtggaagaCCTGTGTGACCGACTCCACTGGTGTGTCCAACTGCAAGGACTTTCCCTCCATGTTGGCTCTGGACG CTTACATCCAGGTTTGCAGGGGTCTCATGATTGCAGCTGTGTGCCTGGGGTTTTTCGGCGCTTTTCTCGCTCTGGTGGGAATGAAATGCACCAAGATCGGGGGCTCGGACACGACCAAAGCGCGTCTGGCTGTTCTGTCAGGGTTCCATTTCATACTGTGTG GGCTGTGCTGCATGTCTGCGTGCTCCATATACGCCCGCAGGATCACCGCAGACTTCTTTGACCCCCTTTTTGTTGCTCAGAA ATTTGAGCTGGGGGCTGCCCTCTTCATCGGCTGGTCTG GGGCTGAGTGTTCATACAGAGGAGCGGCGTCTCTGGCCACGTCCCGTCACTACACGAGTAAAGCGACGGGCGGCGGGCAGGAGAAGGGCACGCACGGGCACGCACAGGAGCACACGCACGGGCACACACACGTGAACGCACATGGGCACACACAGTTTGGGAGAAACGCATATGTGTGA